One part of the Loxodonta africana isolate mLoxAfr1 chromosome 13, mLoxAfr1.hap2, whole genome shotgun sequence genome encodes these proteins:
- the CCNB2 gene encoding G2/mitotic-specific cyclin-B2, translating to MALLRRPTVSNDLENIDRGINSKTKSHVTIRRAVLEEIGNRVTTRTAQIAKKAQNAKVPAQATKTKNVNKQVKPTASVKPVQMEMLAPKGTSPPLEDVSMKEENLCQAFSDALLCKIEDIDNEDGENPQLCSDYVKDIYQYLRQLEVLQSISPRFLDGSDINGRMRAILVDWLVQVHSKFRLLQETLYMCIAIMDRFLQIHPVSRKKLQLVGITALLLASKYEEMFSPNIEDFVYITDNAYTSSQIREMETLILKDLKFELGRPLPLHFLRRASKAGEVDVEQHTLAKYLMELTLIDYDMVHYHPSKVAAAASCLSQKVLDQGKWSLKQEYYTGYTEKEVLEVMQHMAKNVVKVNENLTKFIAIKNKYASSKLLKISAIPQLNSTAVKDLASPLMGKP from the exons gtgtCCAATGATTTGGAAAACATTGACAGAGGAATTAATTCTAAAACAAAGAGCCATGTGACTATTAGACGGGcagttttagaagaaattggAAATAGAGTTACAACCAGAACAGCGCAAATAGCTAAG AAAGCTCAGAACGCCAAAGTACCTGCTCAAGCCACCAAAACGAAAAATGTCAACAAACAAGTAAAACCTACTGCTTCTGTGAAACCAGTACAGATGGAAATGTTGGCTCCAAAG GGTACGTCTCCCCCGCTTGAGGATGTCTCCATGAAGGAAGAGAATCTGTGCCAAGCTTTCTCTGACGCCTTGCTCTGCAAGATCGAAGACATCGACAATGAAGATGGGGAGAACCCTCAGCTCTGCAGTGACTACGTTAAGGACATCTATCAGTATCTAAGGCAGCTTGAG GTTCTGCAGTCCATAAGCCCACGTTTTTTAGATGGAAGTGACATCAACGGACGCATGCGCGCCATTCTGGTGGACTGGCTGGTGCAAGTCCACTCCAAGTTCAGGCTTCTGCAGGAGACGCTGTACATGTGCATTGCCATTATGGACCGCTTTTTACAG ATTCATCCTGTCTCTCGTAAGAAGCTTCAGCTGGTTGGGATTACAGCTCTGCTCTTGGCTTCCAAGTATGAGGAGATGTTTTCTCCAAACATTGAAGACTTCGTTTATATCACAGACAATGCTTATACCAGCTCCCAAATCCGAGAAATGGAAACTCTGATTTTGAAAGACTTGAAATTTGAGTTGGGTCGACCCTTGCCCCTACACTTCTTAAGGCGGGCATCGAAAGCTGGGGAG GTTGATGTTGAACAGCACACTTTAGCCAAGTATTTGATGGAGCTGACTCTCATTGACTACGACATGGTGCATTACCACCCTTCTAAGGTAGCAGCGGCCGCTTCCTGCTTGTCTCAGAAGGTTCTAGACCAAGGAAAATGG AGTTTAAAGCAGGAATATTACACCGGCTACACGGAGAAGGAGGTGCTGGAGGTCATGCAGCACATGGCCAAAAACGTGGTGAAAGTAAATGAGAACTTAACGAAGTTCATC GCCATCAAGAATAAATACGCAAGCAGCAAACTTCTGAAGATCAGTGCGATTCCTCAGCTGAACTCCACGGCTGTCAAAGACCTGGCCTCACCACTGATGGGAAAGCCATAG